In a single window of the Pseudopipra pipra isolate bDixPip1 chromosome Z, bDixPip1.hap1, whole genome shotgun sequence genome:
- the LOC135407797 gene encoding LOW QUALITY PROTEIN: SUMO-interacting motif-containing protein 1-like (The sequence of the model RefSeq protein was modified relative to this genomic sequence to represent the inferred CDS: inserted 2 bases in 2 codons) — protein sequence MSFKLVGKFEEKRKGDLLPHESTQQVTPARSDADSKARLDQLHSFRRSGVQHLFFQGIVPNRETQQKPGLIPRGKLSMVHTTMEENFLEGTLHLLNEFVSCQHCPPKDIISHLIRQVLLNAYEEEILKDXMLLMKIQMLHPTSTATVGWDWTLTKFIMEDQEKPPNWLLFLQYMVQTLEDDLQKNLRLHLLQKSIAKKVLPCDMCFNNVKEVVKWLVLASMGVRFYQSQEKPQETPFSSAEARAEHSSSTPSLASIQAPAAFFAQKIVLLLQWMLSITVEVDRSPTWSSRKIADEIFIPNIPLRSQREALLNTIESQLLRCRLLELLFQHSCDVPSTLSTPLKKTLYFLSHCSVLVHFEDEIATWQGWDEMLQYLSLLLMSYQSVIQEHLSRSLSDQMDLMVQKAKPRLQESDITTNLDVQVKMEDFISQMQEVLGXPFPPQIQEKLFLLQELFSIVTTA from the exons ATGTCG TTCAAATTGGTAGGCAAATttgaggaaaagagaaaaggtgaCTTACTACCACATGAATCAACCCAGCAAGTGACCCCAGCCAGGAGCGATGCTGACAGCAAGGCCCGGCTGGACCAACTGCACAGTTTCAGGAGGAGTGGAGTCCAGCACCTCTTCTTCCAAGGCATAGTACCCAACAGGGAAACACAGCAGAAACCTGGGCTCATCCCCAGAGGGAAGCTGAGCATGGTGCACACCACCATGGAGGAGAACTTCCTGGAGGGCACCTTGCATCTCCTGAATGAGTTTGTCTCCTGTCAGCACTGTCCCCCCAAAGATATCATCTCCCACCTGATCAGACAGGTCCTGTTGAATGCCTATGAAGAGGAGATCTTGAAGG ACATGCTGCTGATGAAGATCCAAATGCTCCATCCAACCAGCACTGccacagtgggatgggactggacGCTGACAAAATTCATCATGGAAGACCAGGAGAAGCCCCCCAACTGGCTCCTCTTCCTGCAGTACATGGTACAGACCCTGGAGGATGACTTGCAGAAGAATCTGAGGTTGCACCTGCTGCAGAAGTCAATTGCCAAGAAAGTGCTTCCATGTGACATGTGCTTCAACAATGTCAAGGAAGTGGTCAAATGGTTGGTCTTAGCTAGTATGGGAGTCAGGTTCTACCAGTCCCAGGAGAAGCCACAAGAAactcccttctcctcagcagaagccagggcagagcacagctcaTCTACACCAAGTCTGGCCAGCATACAAGCTCCGGCAGCTTTCTTTGCCCAAAAGATTGTGCTCCTGCTCCAGTGGATGTTGTCTATCACAGTGGAAGTGGACAGATCTCCCACCTGGAGCTCCCGTAAGATTGCAGATGAGATATTTATACCGAATATCCCCCTGAGGAGCCAAAGGGAAGCtttattaaacaccatagagAGCCAGCTCCTGCGCTGCAGACTGCTAGAGCTGTTGTTCCAGCACAGTTGTGATGTCCCCTCAACCTTATCCACGCCTCTGAAGAAGACTCTGTATTTCCTGAgtcactgctctgtgctggtgcaTTTTGAGGACGAAATAGCAACATGGCAAGGGTGGGATGAGATGCTGCAGTACTTGAGTTTGCTGCTGATGAGTTACCAAAGTGTAATACAGGAGCACCTGTCGAGGTCCCTCAGTGACCAGATGGACTTGATGGTTCAGAAAGCCAAGCCCAGGCTCCAGGAGAGTGACATCACCACCAACCTGGATGTTCAGGTGAAGATGGAGGACTTTATCAGCCAAATGCAGGAGGTCTTGG AGCCTTTTCCTCCACAAATCCAGGAGAAATTGTTCCTGCTGCAAGAGTTGTTCTCTATTGTCACTACTGCCTGA